The genomic stretch ttttgtacattttctaaaCATCTTTTGACGAGGGCAAACAATTGAAGGCCCTTTgatctatttctgtgtattacAGTCTTAATGATGTTAATTATAAAAGGCTTAATAGACTATAGGGGCTGATGATCAATGAGTCACACCATCATgattcattaaatcattttttatttattttttaattgcagcTCCAAGTTTACAGAATAGAAGATATTCCTCCGTCGCCAGGATTCACTCCATGACCATCGAGGCTCCCATCACAAAGGTACGCTGCCTTCAGCATtcagtcataaaaacaaaaaaccttgggatgtagtatttgtattttcttagttaatttactaaataaaacaatacacatacattatgcatgtttttttctctattaaagTCAAATTAAGGACTTTTTAATTGCACACCTTTATGGATTTATATGGATTTGTTAAGGATGCTCActgaaactaaactaaacttctGCCTACTCCTTTTTGAACTTCTATATAtcgatatttatttatttagttacaTTATTTCgaatttgctgtttgtttgctgttaaTTGTATTACTAATTATTgttctattttcttttatctgttctatgttgaaaaacaaatacCTCTAATGCCTAGCAACAGGAGATCACAActcaaaatgtccaaaaagtTGAGAAGACCATGAAatgttccaaaaaaaacaaaagagcatttaactttatttaatagATGATGAATtttttgagaataaaaaaaaaaatgatttgcagtaaaacaattttttttgtttctgcattCATAGCAGGAAGCTACATTTCTTAGGATTGTTGTGAAAGAGCACCATGTTTTTGGaaattcttattttgtttttctccactaTTTCTGCAGCATCGGGGCATTTCATACTGtgtttgtcacatttaaataaaaatgtaatcatactGCAGGTCCTGTGATGCTCTTGTGTGTTCGAGAAGCAGCTTTTTTTAGTAGACAACATTTTCTCCAGCGTCACATGAACATCTCCATTACACAAAGAAAGGAGCTCTCTGTTTTCTAACATATCTTGCAGAGGGGTTTTCGTGCATGTATGTGGTGTCTGTTCTGCAGCATAAAgatatttctcctttttcccTCCTCCCCAGGTGATAAACATCATCAACGCGGCCCAGGAGAGCAGTCCGGTGACGGTGGCCGAGGCCCTGGATCGGGTTTTGGAGATCCTGAGGACCACGGAGCTCTACTCCCCTCAGCTCGCCTCCAAAGAAGACGACCCCCACACCAACGACCTGGTCGGGGGGCTCATGAGTGTAAGAGAACGTGTAGATACTCAGTGTCGGCTTCTGAGTTCATTCATAACTATACATGCATCAAACTCTTTATAAGGAGAAGTTTGAaatatacttcttttttttttaatcacattgtaaaaatgttctgACCTCATGCGTCTGATATTGAACGTGCATTCTCGTTGAACCAAGAATTTTTTTGGCTTCCAATatcaaatctgtgtttttcgATGTGCCAAGAGagtctttgtttatttattttgttctgaatTTTGTTGAACAAGACCGACTTTGAAGTGAGTCACTGCACGCAGATGGTGATTGTAATTATTAGGAACCATTGGTTGACTGCAGATATAAATATcaaattatacatatttttctgcTAATCCCATGAAAAGATTGAAACAAACTAGGAATTGATCTGCTATGAAGTATTATATACATCATCCTGCTACAACAagttgtatatttaaatattaaaaaacaaagacgcCACGGACAGGATACAGTAGTCAAAAAGTATTGAGACACTGACTAactcattgttgtttttttcacaataaataaaaagaataacacAAGTCCTATCAGTTTTCCCATTACTTGagatttgtgttttgcagaaagAGATTTATTGAGTAAATGGAGTTAAAGCTTTGGATAAATGATGTGCTATAATTTAAAGCTTTAGATGAATCAAAGAACAATCAATGTCTTCCTACAatcaattttcttatttttgtttttctctccaggaCGGGCTGCGGAGACTCTCTGGGAATGAATATGTCTTCTGCAAAAGTAAGTTTAAAGAACCAATGAACTATCGGTGATATTgatataatacaatatgatattagtagtaatataatataataacctCTTAAAGGCCCCTGCACAGCCACAGTACTTTTTACTCACCATGCAATTGATAGACCCAATATGTTAATAGAAACATAGCATGGTTTAGTCGCATTTCTAGTTTTTCATTAAGACTGAGGAGGGCCAAACGGCCAGACTGGCTCTCTCCAAAGTAAACATGGTTTATAATGTGCGTTTAATACATTCacaaaaagttttgttttacaggatgATATGTGATGTTTGagagagctaggctagctgtttccccccttttccagtctttatgctaaactaagctaatcaACTCCCAACTCCAGATTCATATTTAACGCACATATATGATCGTGATcataatcttctcatctaactctctgcaaaaagtataaatacattttcagcgCTCTGATGTTGACTTTCCTTTCTTCACAAGATTACATTGTAAACGatatttaagacatttaatGTGCATGCATTAAGAAAAGAGTGGGAGTACAGACGTGTTTTAACCTGTGGCCCTCATTATCACAGAGATTATGTAACATAATCTGCTGCCTTGAATGAAtctaatgaataaatattacCCATTTAGTGCTTATTGTCGTGATGAATGTTCTTGAAGAGTGTGAATTCTTCCATCTGAGTTCATTACATAACCCCATTATGATGATTAAAGTCACAAGAGCACTTAACTGAGAGAAGATCTACTTCAAGAGTCTGTTTTCCAAGAAATTATCTTTGCAATTCGTTAAATTGGAAACAGGATTTTTCTCTCAGAGCTGCAGCGACTTCTGCTCTCGTACAATTCTTTAAACAATCTTATCACACACCATCTTAAACCGACGTTTCAAAGGAGCCAGATTTACAAAGTATATAGATATCAGAGAGCCAAGACTGGCACagaatttcatttttcatccgTCAAATCCCAAACAGCTCCCTCTCGGTTTGCTCCTTTTATGGTCAAATCACCTTgaactgcatgtgtgtttgtgtgtgtgtgtgtgtgtgtgtgtgtttgtgtgtttgtgtgtgcacgcgTCTGTCCGTCTGCTAGATATGAGCCAGAGCCAGCTGGCCATCCCCGTCACTCTGAATGACGTCCCTCCATCCATCGCTGAGATGCTGAACGATGAGGAGTGCTGGGAGTTCAACATCCTGGAGCTGGAGGCGGCGACACACAAGAGGTACGGAGACAATGGACACTGAAAGAGTggaggaagacaaagacacatTCTTAATATCATAAAAAGGGATTATATGACTTAATTGAGGTATCACTCCAGCGGTTTCTCAGTTTATTGTTACACTTCTTTTAAATCCTCAAAGAATTATCAGGTGACTTCATGTGAATGATGAAGGAAACCAAATGTGTTGAtgattcaaatgtttaaatagaAGAACAAGCATTAAAGGAGTAGTTCAAGATTTGGGGAAATgcttttattcactttcttggaggcgatatggccaaaatcttcaCTCCCTTTATGGGTCATTCATGTCGATAATGatttatatcacaatatatagCATGTTCTCTAGTAagtcaaaaagaaaatagtCAAAGAAATGTAACCCcggtgtgaattaaatacttgacgAATAAgtattttctaatttaattaaaaagatttGTGCAAATTGGACGTAATCAGTTTTAAGTGAAATCATAGAGggagaatgaataaaaatatcCATATTTCCTGTTTGTTAATCGCATTGAACTGAGTTCTAATGTaaagtgtgaattaaatacaaaaGGGCTATCTTCACACGATTTCCTTTTGAGTTAATACGTGCTTGTTATTGTAAATTTAGACAACGTAATTATGTGCCACAATAACTcaatatatgatttcatcacaatatgattccattgaaagaagATCAATTACCTTATTTAATTAGCGCCTAGCCCTCATGTGATGAGAGATCAATGCCATTCTTATGTTTTGACAGCCAGCAGCCATgtagcttttgaaaaatatccaacgtgtatataattataaatgtgcTAAAAATATGCCAATGCAGAAAGAAGGGATAACAAAGATACCACGATGAAGCAAAAAGAGTTGGACACAGAAGTATTGAGTTGTCTTTTTGTGCGTTTCCTCTGCAGGCCGCTGACTTACCTCGGGCTGAAGATCTTCGCAAGTTTCGGCGTGTGCGAGTTCCTGAACTGCTCGGACGCCACGCTGCGCTCCTGGCTGCAGCTCATGGAGGCCAGCTACCACTCCTCCAACTCCTACCACAACTCCACCCATGCTGCAGACGTGCTGCACGCCACCGCCTACTTCCTCCGCAAAGAGAGAGTCAAGGTACCACCCGCAGTGTTTATTACGTCCTAATGatgtttaatgctttttataGCTTCCATTAATTAAATCAACACAATCTTTAATAATGAGAGCTTGGAGACTTGTAACCACAGATATagtgatagaaaaaaaagagaatttctGTCTCAACTATACATAAGAGGGATTGTTCCCCTGTTGCTCCTCCTGTGTTTACTTCCTTTTTTGTCCCCAGTTAAAAGACTCTTTGCAGAGTTTACCTTATCTGAATCGAGGGTCTTAGGACTCAGGGGTCATATGGGTACAGATTATAAAGCCCTTATAAAATTGGGATTTTGGGCTTTAGAAATGAAATTGACTTGCCATACATGGCTTTTAGCCAATAAAACATTGCTTATATAACCCAAGCATCACACTAACAAGGCACAAATGCaccaaaatgaacaaaaataactgCACTTTGCAATATCTACTTTTGGACGCTGGACTGAAAAATATGCAGAATGCGTTCATATTTAtctataaaatatgatatattaggTTAAGAAATGTACGTCCACATTTTATTAGCCACTTTAGCTAAATTCCAATCATACCAAGGCATATGGAATACAGTACAACAGAGGCGTCTGCCTCCTGTCACAAATCCAGTATGTTTAAATGCCATTTTTGAACAAGAtgctttcaaataaataatattcccGACAGGGGTTATGTGCTAGTTCTGTATTGAACATACTTTATTGGCACTGTCGTCCAAAACAAAGCCATTTCTTAATGTCAGAGTGTGAATACTGCTGATATTATGGTAATCCATCATACAGCTTCATTTATTAACAATAACGGTGAATATGTATATGCAGTCCAGTACTGAcgtccctctgtgtctctgctgtgctTTCTCTTCAGAACAGTCTGGACCAGCTGGATGAGGTAGCTGCTCTGATAGCGGCCACTGTTCACGACGTGGATCACCCTGGCAGGACCAACTCCTTCTTGTGTAACGCCGGCAGCGAGCTGGCCATCCTCTACAACGACACGGCCGTGCTGGAGAGCCACCACGCCGCCCTCGCCTTCCAGCTCACGGTCCGAGACAGCAAGAGCAACATCTTCAAGAACACAGACAGGTCGGTAGCTGCAGCTTTGTGTTCATGGAGTATCAGAGTGTGACTTTATAATCCTTGTATTCGCATGAGACGGATCCAGATCTTTACTTTATcttctctgtctccatcactGCTGACAGGAATCAGTTTCGAACACTGCGACAGGCAATCATAGACATGGTGCTGGCTACAGAGATGACCAGACACTTTGAGCACGTCAGCAAGTTTGTCAACAGCATCAACAAGCCAATGGCCGCCATAGAGGAGACCAGCACGAGTGTAAGTGTTCTCAGTTTGTTACATCTTTAAGATTAAACATGGCAGGTCTGTTATTTGCTAATCATTTCTTcaaaatttcatgaaaagaaCTCTTTGTTTGTTactgaataaagtcatagtattgtatcgACCGCCTCAGGTCCCATAAGGTGATATTGTTTATCTTGTGTTTATTATCTTGTATGACATATACCATGGCTTtatttgagggtttttttatgatatactacaCTGCGtctttttagacatgctatactatgacatattatagtattactttttcgacatactatgctgggtacaatagtatgacgaaaaaatcataaaaagtcaaagtatagcacctaaaaacatttttaaaatcatagtatagcatttcgaaaaataaaaaaaaaatcatagtattgtatgtcgaaaaagtcatcaaatacaaaacatgaaaaatgataaaaaagtaagtatgtcaaaaaaaagaattacatcGTTCTCTTAAGGTAACTTTCAAGGAAATTATACAAAACTTACAGACGTAAAATAAAGTGTGACAtgaaaatctatatatatatatatatatatatatatatatataaaatataaaatatatatattatatagtcaATAAATGTGTATAAGCTAACCTATCATTTCTACATTTGTCCTTTGTGTCTCCTGCAGAGCGTGAACAGCGACTGTGACGGTCAGGCCAACATCAGGAACTCTCCAGAGAACCGTCTGCTCATCAAGAGGATGTTGATCAAGTGTGCAGATGTGGCGAACCCCTGCAGACCGCTGGAGCTCTGCATCGAGTGGGCCGGACGCATCTCAGAGGAGTACTTTGCACAGGTGTGGGAACGGCACTAATGATGATTAATTCAATAGAAAGAATAAGAGCATAAGTGTATCTGTAAATGGAGGCAAAGCATTTGTTCAATTTCATCATCTCATTTATGGTCTCTCACATTCAGGTGTTTTTAGTGCTTCGTTgtgatttctgtgtgttttttcggCTGCAGACGGATGAGGAGAAGAGACAAGGGCTGCCCGTGGTGATGCCGGTGTTTGACAGGAACACCTGCAGCGTGCCCAAATCTCAGATCTCCTTCATGGACTATTTCATCACTGACATGTTTGACGCCTGGGATGGTAAGAACTACAagtgttttactgtatttttccAATTCCAAGTAGGCTAGATAGTTCCTGATGTACAGCCCTGTATATATTTACTATAAAGTCTGATTGTCATAGTTTGAGTCACACACTTTACAAGcttaaatgtttacttttaaagGACTTAAGTACGTTAAATAATTGGCTCGGTGAACTTTCCTCACCTGCTTTTTATCTGGTCGTTTGTCTGTTGGATGTCTGCTATTAAGTCCACTTCTAATTACAATTGTTTGCAtcttttctttgttcttctcaAAATGAAGTTAAGAGATTGAGCATGGATGTTCAATCTTTATACCTTTTTATAACTTTggttagaaaaacaaaatctgaagtTGCAAGCTAATTTTGAGTGCTTTCAGCCACATCTCAGTCCGACTCAGCAGATGCACTTTGTTCAGATTGTTGAAAAGCTCAAGTAAAAGCTAGTAAATAGACCTCAAGTTCCAGTTTCCTTTAATTGGATTTCTATTTCAATTGTGACTAAAGTAGAAACAGATCTAGCCTGGTACGGTTCTGATTTGTTTAGTTAttcaaatagaaaacaattaCCAGGATAAAACAGAAGCTCAAACTTTCAGATCCTCACTCCtgccctccttctcttcttctaatAATGGCTTCATTTATCTCTGCATTCTGCAGGATAGAAAATCACAGGAAAGGATTCCTCGGTGCTTATCGCTCCCCATTCCCACTGAACTTCCCTTTTAGTTTAGTCTCCCCCAAGAGGGAACATGTTTACTGTCAACGCTGCTCTGATGTCACGGAAAGATTCCGAACGCCAGTGGgacggagagagaaacagtagaggggaggggggttggcGATCACTCGGGGTTaagggagaggaagagcaaCTGCACAGATTATGTAGTTACACATAAACACGCAAACACAAGCAGCCGCTTCCAGTTCACCAGGGTCACTGTGGGGTCACGGTGGGGTCACGGCGGGGTCACGGCGGGGTCACCGTTAGCTCCAGAGAGACAGCGAGGGTCATCAACGGGCCGGAAACCAGGACGTAAACAACacggggagagagaggcagagagacctTTTCACCCCACGAGTCCTTTAATGTGGGAGAAACATTGAAGTGTGTACACAACATTAACCACTGTACATGaactaaccacacacacacacacacacacacacacacacacacacacacacacgttcctACCAGCTCATGTggaatgaaacaggaagtgtctgATGGCAGGTCTGgcttgtctgtttgtgtttattcctgAAGCCTTAAAGGATAGTTGcccccgttttttttttaagtttttaaagtttttaaaatgtaagagaCGGTGGGCAAAGATTCTGTGTAAAAAGTTCAGCAGAGGTTAATTTAGGGCTTCAGAAGTCTGTTTGTCAAATCAACAAAATTCTAAAGCTGTAATGATTAGtcgaaagaaagaaaattaaacgGAAA from Anoplopoma fimbria isolate UVic2021 breed Golden Eagle Sablefish chromosome 14, Afim_UVic_2022, whole genome shotgun sequence encodes the following:
- the pde8b gene encoding high affinity cAMP-specific and IBMX-insensitive 3',5'-cyclic phosphodiesterase 8B isoform X4 — encoded protein: MGCAPSIHVSQSGVIYCRDSDESNSPHQTTTISQGTAATLHGLFIKTDAAESIPSVLAYQSRQSRNNSFRGGRENNSSSGGGGGGGGGGGGGHVRIEAETQTSHTTVKQVSSTEQCVGPMRLTQEPIQVLLVFAKEDSQSDAFWWACDRAGFRCNIARTPESAVECFLEKHHEIIVIDARHSRYFEPEAVCRLIRATKPSENTVILAVVPQKPADQDEPSVLPLLCAGFNRRFVENSSVSACYNELIQIEHGEVRCQFKLRACNSVFTALEHCQEAVEITSEDHIIQEWQGIYYARKKSGDSMQQHVKITPVIGQGGKIRHFVAIKRPHIDNNNQVHKFNKEERCSGEHSQSECHSLRHRDRRKDSIDARSLSSRSSDAPSLQNRRYSSVARIHSMTIEAPITKVINIINAAQESSPVTVAEALDRVLEILRTTELYSPQLASKEDDPHTNDLVGGLMSDGLRRLSGNEYVFCKNMSQSQLAIPVTLNDVPPSIAEMLNDEECWEFNILELEAATHKRPLTYLGLKIFASFGVCEFLNCSDATLRSWLQLMEASYHSSNSYHNSTHAADVLHATAYFLRKERVKNSLDQLDEVAALIAATVHDVDHPGRTNSFLCNAGSELAILYNDTAVLESHHAALAFQLTVRDSKSNIFKNTDRNQFRTLRQAIIDMVLATEMTRHFEHVSKFVNSINKPMAAIEETSTSSVNSDCDGQANIRNSPENRLLIKRMLIKCADVANPCRPLELCIEWAGRISEEYFAQTDEEKRQGLPVVMPVFDRNTCSVPKSQISFMDYFITDMFDAWDAFASLPGLMEHLSENYKYWKGLDEMKCKSLRPPPPS
- the pde8b gene encoding high affinity cAMP-specific and IBMX-insensitive 3',5'-cyclic phosphodiesterase 8B isoform X7; this translates as MGCAPSIHVSQSGVIYCRDSDESNSPHQTTTISQGTAATLHGLFIKTDAAESIPSVLAYQSRQSRNNSFRGGRENNSSSGGGGGGGGGGGGGHVRIEAETQTSHTTVKQVSSTEQCVGPMRLTQEPIQVLLVFAKEDSQSDAFWWACDRAGFRCNIARTPESAVECFLEKHHEIIVIDARHSRYFEPEAVCRLIRATKPSENTVILAVVPQKPADQDEPSVLPLLCAGFNRRFVENSSVSACYNELIQIEHGEVRCQFKLRACNSVFTALEHCQEAVEITSEDHIIQVHKFNKEERCSGEHSQSECHSLRHRDRRKDSIDARSLSSRSSDAPSLQNRRYSSVARIHSMTIEAPITKVINIINAAQESSPVTVAEALDRVLEILRTTELYSPQLASKEDDPHTNDLVGGLMSDGLRRLSGNEYVFCKNMSQSQLAIPVTLNDVPPSIAEMLNDEECWEFNILELEAATHKRPLTYLGLKIFASFGVCEFLNCSDATLRSWLQLMEASYHSSNSYHNSTHAADVLHATAYFLRKERVKNSLDQLDEVAALIAATVHDVDHPGRTNSFLCNAGSELAILYNDTAVLESHHAALAFQLTVRDSKSNIFKNTDRNQFRTLRQAIIDMVLATEMTRHFEHVSKFVNSINKPMAAIEETSTSSVNSDCDGQANIRNSPENRLLIKRMLIKCADVANPCRPLELCIEWAGRISEEYFAQTDEEKRQGLPVVMPVFDRNTCSVPKSQISFMDYFITDMFDAWDAFASLPGLMEHLSENYKYWKGLDEMKCKSLRPPPPS
- the pde8b gene encoding high affinity cAMP-specific and IBMX-insensitive 3',5'-cyclic phosphodiesterase 8B isoform X6; translation: MGCAPSIHVSQSGVIYCRDSDESNSPHQTTTISQGTAATLHGLFIKTDAAESIPSVLAYQSRQSRNNSFRGGRENNSSSGGGGGGGGGGGGGHVRIEAETQTSHTTVKVSSTEQCVGPMRLTQEPIQVLLVFAKEDSQSDAFWWACDRAGFRCNIARTPESAVECFLEKHHEIIVIDARHSRYFEPEAVCRLIRATKPSENTVILAVVPQKPADQDEPSVLPLLCAGFNRRFVENSSVSACYNELIQIEHGEVRCQFKLRACNSVFTALEHCQEAVEITSEDHIIQVHKFNKEERCSGEHSQSECHSLRHRDRRKDSIDARSLSSRSSDAPSLQNRRYSSVARIHSMTIEAPITKVINIINAAQESSPVTVAEALDRVLEILRTTELYSPQLASKEDDPHTNDLVGGLMSDGLRRLSGNEYVFCKNMSQSQLAIPVTLNDVPPSIAEMLNDEECWEFNILELEAATHKRPLTYLGLKIFASFGVCEFLNCSDATLRSWLQLMEASYHSSNSYHNSTHAADVLHATAYFLRKERVKNSLDQLDEVAALIAATVHDVDHPGRTNSFLCNAGSELAILYNDTAVLESHHAALAFQLTVRDSKSNIFKNTDRNQFRTLRQAIIDMVLATEMTRHFEHVSKFVNSINKPMAAIEETSTSSVNSDCDGQANIRNSPENRLLIKRMLIKCADVANPCRPLELCIEWAGRISEEYFAQTDEEKRQGLPVVMPVFDRNTCSVPKSQISFMDYFITDMFDAWDAFASLPGLMEHLSENYKYWKGLDEMKCKSLRPPPPS